From Aegilops tauschii subsp. strangulata cultivar AL8/78 chromosome 5, Aet v6.0, whole genome shotgun sequence:
TACAGCAAGCTCATCCACCAATCCACAAACCTAAAACCACACTTCTAAAGCAAACCAATCCTAGACAATAGCTCAAATGGCGTCCCAGCTGGTCGAGAACCACCGCGCCGGCGCCGAGGTCGTCAAGGGGGGCAATGTCTGCAAGAAGAGGTCCGCTGAGCTACTCGAAGAGCTCGGCCTCCCGAAAGGCCTCTTTCCAATGAGCGACATCGAGGAGGTCGGATACAACCGTGAGAACGGGTTCGTGTGGATGCTTCAGAAGAAGAATGAGCACACCTTCAAGAAGATCAAGCAGACTGTCTCCTATGCCACCGAGGTGACCGCTTTCATCGAGAAGGGCAAGATAAAGAAGGTCACCGGGGTCAAGGTCAAGGAGCTGTTTCTGTGGCTCAGTTTGGTCGAGGTCTATGTCAATGAGTCTTCTGCTGAAAAGGTCACCTTCAAGGTGGGCACCGGTCTGTCCGACACCCATGATGCATCAGCGTTCGCTCTTGGAGAATAGGGAGCTAGTAAAATATGCTCCGGAAAAAGAGTGGTTCGGCACTATGTTCACATGTAGTATGTGTTTCCGTTTTCTTGTAATCTAAAGACTGTTGCATGAATGTTGTAAAGTGTTCCTCAATACTGTGGAATGAATGTTGTAAGTGTTCCTCAATGAAATGAATAATTGCACTTATAACCCTTCCCACAACGATCACTCTCAACTTCCCATGTGTGTGTGATAGAGAGGCCTTATCAACAATTTCTATTTCATTGATTTTGATGTTCTCACTCTTAGGTAAAAGTTGTTTGAGCGTTGCATTTCATCTCTAAAGGATAGGTTTCAGATAACATAAAACGCAAAGAACTTCTCATGCTACGACCTCCTGGTGCTGAACTGCCGAAATTTGGAAGTTGATAATATGGATCAGAGGGAGGTGCTAAGATACAAATGTATTTAGACTAATTTGAGACAAAGGGAGTACAAAAGCTTTGGATCCCTTGAGGCAAGAGAGTGAAATCTAAGTTCGACTCATTTGATCCTGCAGCTTAACCTTTCATGGTGGCGGCATAGAACATAACATGTACTATTCCtttgtaaacaaatataagacgCTTTATAGATCACTAtgtcttatatttgtttacaaaTGGAGTACATGTGAAAAATAAAATGAAAGACTATTGCAGTTTAAAACAGATAATTCCTTGAATTTCAGGTTCGCATCCTTAACAACACCTCTCCCATAGGATAACAGCAACCAAATTGCATCCAAACACAGAACAGACATCACATCCTTAACAACAACTCCCCCATAAGCATAACAACAATTAAAGTGCATCCGAGCACCACCGACCACACCACTACCAACACTACATACAGCCCCCTGAAGGTCGCATCAACACTACCCTGTACTCACACAGTCACGTCTCTGTGCAACAATGTCCTAAAGCCTCGTTGTTAGTCCTTCGCCATATGTTAAGCGTTAATGCTGCAAGCATAATCACAGCTCCCATGTCACAGCGTAAGCGTCAAGCACAACATTGACGCTGCAAGAGGAAAAGAAGGTTAGCATATAAAATATCCAAATAAAAATAAACTCAAGAAAGTATAAGACAGACAAAAAAGCATTACTCGCTGGTCACTTTCTTCTGTTGCAGAAGGTTCTTGATGCACTCTGCGAGGCAATCCTGGTCATGCGCTGCAGCAAGTAACTCGTTGTCATCTGTGCTCGACATTGTTGTCAACTTGCCATCCTGAAACAACGGAACTCATAAGAAATATCTCAAAAATAATTAAAGATCTGGGCCCTGACCAAACTGAACTAATATATATAGAAAGCTCATAATATTATGTACTAATAGCACGTGGACAAGCTAAATCTAGGAAACGTACCCTGGCATGGTCAGGACCATGATGAACAAGATGGCAATGGTACTTTATAATGCTTCCCAACAAGTTGAAATAAGGAAGGGTGTTGAAATTTGGTATCAGCTTGTACCAGAAAACCTTCCAGAGAATGTAGTTCATAGGGGTCTGCTTGATAAAATCTCGCCAGTTTGAAGAAGGAGCTACTTTGAAAACAGTATCAAAGAACGGGTTTTCCTCAAAATTCAAGTCCACCAGAAGCCAATACAGATTCCTAAGGAGATTTGCCCTTCCTATCGATGACATAACAAAGGGGTGTAGCAGGAGGTATGCATAGTACCAAGATTGGAAATCCTCTTCAGCAAGTGTGCCATGAGACTTCAACGCATTTGTGAAGTGTTCCATAAACACAGGAATCACTCCATTGATCATGAAGTTTGGAACTATTGTGTCAGCTATTTGAGTAAGGTCCTTGTTCGACATTGCTCTACTGGTGCAACGGACAGATTTGGCAATTGGATAAATGTGAGTTCCGTGACTTCCCAGTCATCAAGGCTTAATTGACCATCCCAACAGTAACCTCTTTTGTGTTCTGCTATGGTATGTTGTGTTAACTTGTGAAGCAGAATCCTTGACTCTTTTACTGTTGTTGGGACGTCTTTGCTATAGGCCTGGTTCTGGAACAGATGAGCAATTCTGCCTGCAGGATTGTTGATGAAGTGCTGACGCAATGAACATATGCTGCAATACAAGAATAAGCTCTTTTAGGAACTTTACACTAATATTTACGCAATGTCTAGATGATGCAGTATAATAGCATGGTCTAAGTGAAAATGAAATTTGCGTGCTTGTAACCAAGGGAGATCAAAAAGTAGGGGCATAGAACTCTTAAGACTTTACTACCACATTACAAAGCTAAAAGCCCATGCCGCTGTTTTGCTCCAAAAGACAACTAATATGACCTAGTTATTGCGCAAGAGAAATGTTTGAAACAAATGAAAATTTAGCTCAAAGAACACATAACATGTATTAATGCTGCACTGGCAATACCCAAATAACCAAATTAGGTAGAGAGGGAATAGTGTTGCAGTATACAAGACTGCAAGGAATGAATAGAAAACGAAACAAAGATCAGCGGGCCATGAAAAATTACCTTGAAGGCATCTGCATAACTGTCAGTTTTGTTTGGACTTGAATGAATTGTTTCATTTTATCCTCACTTGCAAACCTCTTCTTTATAGTCTCAGGACTCTGACTTTTGAAAGATTCCAATAAGAATGTTCTGAGGGCAGACTCCAAATGTACTTTTAAcctgtggaataataaacggttgTTCAAACCACAATTCATGAACATATTTAAGGCATAGTCCACAATAACTATCAGTGCACAGATGACAAATGCAAGTGGATGATAAAAGCATTCCCTACAAAATAACTAAGGCAGTGGCTTACTTATGTCAGAACTCACCTCTCATAGTTAttacatactccctccgtaaactaatataagagtgtttagattactactttaatgatctaaacgctcttatattagtttacagagggagtatcatgtaTGCAAGTTTACGATCTTCTGTTTTCAACCTGTCAAAACTCATCTTTAAGTGACAGCTACCAGATGCCCAAAGGCGGCGTGCATCTTCACCACAGCACCTAGAACAAGAATTCAATATCGTTAGCCTGTTATTAGCTGAAGCAATAGGAACAACGATAACAAAATCCAAACCATAACTAACCTTCGTAGATGCTTGAGGTAGGTCATGGTCGTGTTGCTGTCTTCAGACTGCTGGAGTGCCTGTGCATAGGATTCAGGAATGGGCTCGAAAAATGGGGAAACATCAGCATGTGGGGGTTCGACCGGTGAGGTGGCTGCCTGAGAGGCTGTGGATGTTGGTGTGGATCCGGGCGGAGGAGTCGGAGACAGAATCGCTGGAGCCTGAGGATGAGGAAGGGCAACGGGTGAGGTAACTGCCTTTGGAGACGCTGTGGATGTTGGCGGGGATCCGGGTGGAAGATTGAATTCCATCGTCCCGATCTTCAATGAAGAAGCTGTGGAGGAAGATGATGGCGTCGAAGGTGCGCCCGACGCCGACAAGGGTGATGTTGATGTTGGATTTGGGGCGACGCTGCTGctcccgcctcctcctcctcctcctcctcctcctcctcccctcaaAGAAGGAGGGGGGCGGCCACCTTCGCCGAgtgacgacgacgaggaggaacCCTCGGATGTCTTCACGTGAAGACGCACTTCCCTTTCCCTCTTCCTCTTTCCCATCTTCTCGCCGCCTCAccgccgcggccgccgccgaTCGGGTGACACGGGTTTAGGGTTTGGGGAGCGGAAGATGTGGTCGTCTCAGTTGTTCTCTCTTGTGTCTTAGAGGGGGTACCGGTGGGCTTCGGACTGTCGGCCTGCGAGAATCTGGGCTTCGAAGAAGGGAGCCCCACGCGCCCCGCGAACTAGGCCGGCCCAGGTCGCCATGTACTCTCTTCCCGCACGATCACGATGCAGGCAAACCCTATTTGACGCTGCATGCGAGCATTAACGTGTATTTCGCAAACTGGCGCCTGCAGCGCCCCGCTCGCACCAGGGTTCGACCCCTCAACCTCTCTGAGATAACCGCTACGCACTAACGACCTTGCCATTACCATGCTAGTGCACAAAAAGTTTATTTCTCTTCTTATATTCCTTATTCAGTTTggtttattctttttctttttttctcattcttttttgttttctttaatGCACCGCTTCAGGTACTCGCGCCCACGCGCCCAGCAAACTGGGCTGGCCCAGGTTGCCATGTACGCTTTTCGCGTACGATCACGGTGCACGTCACTTCATTCATTTCGATCGAAGTTGACCGGTCCAGCGTTAACTGGTCAACAGTTGACTTTTGAAACAAGAAAAAAACCGAAAAAATCATGAATTCAATATATTCatgaattttcaaaaaaaaaatcacagACTTCAAAATCGTTCACGGActaaaaaaagttcatccattTGAAAAAGTtgatcgattttgaaaaaaaaattcataaaatttgaaaaagagttcaccaattttgaaaaaaattcgttagtttcaaaaatagttcacaaactttaaaaaaagttcatcggatttgaaaaaaagttcaccgaCTTTTAGAAATGTTGTCGGATTTTTGGAAAAAGTGCACCGAATTTGAAAACGTTGatggattttgaaaaaagttcaccatATTTGAAAAAACGTCcatcaaatttgatgaacttttttgttGAATTATaaaaacgaaaaagaaaaaagaaaaaataaaaggaACAAGAAAAAAGGAatggaaaagaaaaaggaaagatgAACAAAGGAATAAAAAGGTTGCAAATAACCACATTGGTATGTTGTTCTAGTTGGCTATCGAGGCTAGCTTGCACGAGGGCGTCGCTAGTTCAAAACCTACTACTCGCTCTTTTTTGCGCCAGTTAGGGCGCCGTTTAGGATTTGCCTTCGGAGAAACTGGTGTGAGTCTTTGGCACTTCTTCTTAAATAAGGGGAGTTTTCTAATTGGTGTTGCAGGCCCACGCACCATCACCCCGTGGGGCCAATAAAGGACCATCACCCCGTGGGGCCCATAAAGGCGAGCCCAGGTGGGGTTCGCTCGCTCCGGGTCGTTCGCGTGTGGGTTCAATCATTGATTAAACTAGAAAATACCCCGCGCGTTGCGGCGGGAATTGGTTGCAGTACATTCGGAAGATATTTGGTTGTATAGTAGACAAATGTTTTGATAAATAATATGATAATTAAAACTGGAAAATACATATGTATAATAATTATTATTTATAGAAAATAAAAAGAACATAATATGTGCTAAAATTAATTTGTAGTTGCTAGGGTGGGGGTCTTCTTCGTTGATAACTATTTAGACATGTGGGGTTCCTTTCTTAATGTACTCGAAGATGTATTTGCTGGACTTATGTTCTTATTACAATCATCACAAATGGACATAATTAAGTAGATCACTAAGGAGATTGAGGGACTAGTCGAAGTCGCCAAACACGTTGTTTGCGGTGTACTCAATCAACGTGTTCTCCATTTTAGCAGCATCCTCAGGCAGATAAGGAACCACGGCGTTGCTCGGTCCAGGAGGAACATCATGCGAACCACCAGCTCCTTTTGCACTATCTGGATGAAGGTTGAAGTTGGCTTCAAACCTTTTCCCTTGAGGTGCTTTGCGTCCCTGGTACAGCATAACCAGATGCTTGGGCATTGTGCACTTTTCAGTAGAATGCGTGTAGCATCCACACTTGTTGCAAAGCTTAGATTTATCAACCCTGGGCTTTGAAGTGCCTTTTCCCTTTTCTGGGTATCTAGATCTCCTGTTCCCATTGCGCTTTCGCTTATGCTCGAAATTGGAATGTTTACCCCGAAAGGTACCATTAAACTTCTGTCTATTTGCAACATTCAAATGGACTTCAGGTAAAGGTTGTGCCCCAACTGGGCGCTGAGAGCCATTCTTAGCGAGTAGCTCATCATGATTTTCAGCCTGAAGTAACATGTGAATAAGCTCAGAATAGACAGTGTAGTTTCGAGCATGGTATTGCTGTTCGAGGATTCTATCTGAAGGGAGCATATTAGACAAAGTTTTCTCTATCTTCTCCCCCTCAGTAGGTTCCTTCTCACAAAAGCGCAGTTTGGAACATATCTTATGGACAAAATGATTGTACTCACCGATGGACTTGAAATCCTGAAGACGGAGATGAGTCCAATTATGGAGTGCTTCTGGCAGGACTACTGCCTTCTGCTATTCATACCTTGTTTTGAGGGCCAGAAACAGAGTACTAGGAGATTCCTCCTGTAAATACTCAGACTTGAGATCTGGATGAATATGGTGCCTTATGATGAATAAAGCAGCATAGTTCTGCTGTTCTGTCAGCGGCATGGCCCCAGCCGGGAGAGGAGTCTCCGGGGGTTGTATTGCATGCGCTATCCCACGGGACGCAAGACTGATCTTGATGTCCATAGCCCATGTAGGGTAATTGTGGCCATTGAGGGCAAGCTCCTCAAACTCTTTGGCAGTCATCTTCGCCTACATGAGGAACCAGAGATAATTAATAACCATCATGGTTCTGTAATAAGAATGCAAAAATTTGATATTCAAGTTTAAACTTGAAAAATTCTCAACCTCAATTGTGTGAACATAACACTTTGAAGATCACTTAGATCTCACAGTAATAGGCTACATCGCCATTACCTTGTGTATGCTATAATTCAGATATAAGGAATACACGTTGGAGGTAGACCTCATAGTAAGAGAGGATAGTCTGCAAATGTGCATTAGATCACAACCCATTACTTTGTGATTCCAAATAAGATGAGGGAGAAATATTCAAAAAAATTGCAAGTTTGATATGCGAGAGAAGATCTCAATCGCAAAAACATGTTCAATAAAAATGAGATGTGGTAAACACATGGAACATGTCATTCTTCCCAGATTAAATCCGGTACTTTATTTATATTATCAATCCATTACATAATATAAACACACTAATAATTACACAAGTCCTAGTCAGATGTAATCTAGAACTGGACTAGTATGTAAGTAGCAGTCAAACTAGGTACTAAATAGAGTCTAAAACTGCACCATATACAATAATTAGTACTAGACTaataaaaacagagaaaaaatGGCGTCCACGGCCAACAGGAGGCAACCGGAGAACCCGTAGGCGCCTGGGCCTGGGCCTGCACGGCCTTTGGCTGGCCCAACCGCCGTCGCACCGCATAAGACAAAGGGGGGAGAGGGCGGTTACGGATACGGGTCGGATAATCCGACGCCCGCACCACCACTCGATCCCCTCCTCCGACACGGCGCTACCAGCGGGGGGAGCGGCCGCCGCCGCATCCCATCAGTCTCTGGTGGTCACCGTCTCGTCGCCGACGAGCCCTCCTCGTCCGAAGAGGAGACGGCGATGGTGGAGGCCTGGCGTAGCGGAGTGGTGGCGAAGCCGAGGTTCGCCGGAGCCCATGAGCCTGGGCTGCGGTCAAGGGCCGCGACGGCGCGCCTGACGAGGTGGCCGAAGCACTGCTCCGCGCGGATGCTCGGGCCCGCAGTAGCCTCCAGTGGTGGTGGAGAGTTGACGCCGGCAccttcctgaaggaaatatgccctagaggcaataataaagttgttatttatatttccttaaatcatgataaatatttattattcatgctagaattgtattaaccggaaacttaaacatgtgtgaatacatagacaaacataatgtcactagtatgcctctacttgactagctcgttgaatcaaagatggttaaatttcctaaccatagacatgagttgtcatttgattaacgggatcacatcattagagaatgatgtgattgacttgacccattctgttagcttagcacttgatcgtttagtttgttgctattgctttcttcatgacttatacatgttcctatgactatgagattatgcaactcccgaataccggaggaacactttgtgtgctaccaaacgtcacaacgtaactgggtgattataaaggtgctctacaggtgtctctgatggtacttgttgagttggcatagatcgagatttggatttgtcactccgattgtcggagaggtatctctgggccctctcggtaatgcacatcactataagccttgcaagcaatgtgactaatgagttagttgtgggatgatgcattacggaacgagtaaagagacttgctgataacgagattgaactaggtatggtgataccaacgatcgaatctcgggcaagtaacataccgatgacaaagggaacaacgtatgttgttatgcggtttgaccgataaagatcttcgtagaatatgtaggagccaatatgagcatccaggtttcgctattggttattgaccggagacgtgtctcggtcatgtctacatagttctcgaacccatagggtccgcatgcttaacattcggtgacgatttatattatgagttatatgatttgatgaccgaagtttgttcggagtcccggatgagatcggggacatgacgaggagtctcgaaatgatcgagccgtaaagatcgatatattggaaggctatattcggacatcggaaaggttccgactgattcgggtatttttcggagtaccgaagagttacaggaattcgtattgggccttaatgggccatacgggaaaggagagaaaaggCCTCatgggtggccgcacccctccccatgggctggtccgaattggactagggaggggggcgccccttccttccttctccttctcccttccccttttcctactccatgtgggaggtggaatcctactaggactagggagtcctagtaggactccacactttgggcgcaccctatgagggtcggcctcctcctccctcctttatatacaggggcaaggggggcaccctagaacacacaagttgatcattgatctttagccgtgtgcggtgccccctccaccataatccacctcggtcatatcgtagcggtgcttaggcgaagccctgcgtcggtagcttcatcaacaccgtcatcacgccgtcgtgctgacggaactttccctcgaagctctactagatcgtgagttcgtgggacgtcaccgagctgaatgtgtgcagatcgcggaggtgccgtacgttcggtactaagatcggtcgatcgtgaagacgtacgactacatcaaccgcgttgtcataacgcttccgcttacggtctacgagggtacgtggacgacactcttccctctcgttgctatgcatcaccatgatcttgcgtgtgcgtaggaattttttttaaattactacgtaacccaacagtggcatccgagccaggtttatgcgtagatgttatatgcacgagtagaacacaagtgagttgtgggcgataatagtcatactgcttaccagcatgtcatactttgattcggcggtattgttggatgaagcggcccggaccgacattacgcgtacgcttacgcgagactggttctaccgacatgcttcgcacataggtggttggcgggtgtcagtttctccaactttagttgaatcgagtgtggctacgcccggtccttgttgaaggttaaaacatcacatacttgatgaaaaatcgttgtgttttgatgcgtaggtaagaacggttcttgctaagcccgtagcagccacgtaaaacttgcaacaacaaagtagaggacgtctaacttgtttttgcagggcatgttgtgatgtgatatggtcaagacgtgatgagatataagttgttgtatgagatgatcatgttttgttgaagttatcggcaactggcagaagccttatggttgtctctttattgcataagatgcaagcgccaaataattgctttactttatcgctatgcgatagcaatagttgcaagagcaatagttggcgagacgaccatgtgacgacacattgatatagatcaagatgatggagatcatggtgtcatgccggtgacgatggagatcatgacgatgctttggagatggagatcaaaggcacaagatgatgatggccatatcatgtcacatattttgattgcatgtgatgtttatcttttatacatcttattttgcttagttcggcggtagctttataagatgatcccttactaaaatttcaaggtataagtgttctccctgagtatgcaccgttgcgacagttcttcatgctgagacaccatgtgatgatcgagtgtgataagctctacgttcacatacaacgggtgtaagccagttttgcacacgcagaatactcgggttaaacttgacgagcctagcatatgcagatatggcctcggaacactggagaccgaaaggtcgagcgtgaatcatatagtagatatgattaacatagtgatgttcaccattgaaaactactccatctcacgtgatgatcggacatggtttagttgatttggatcacgtgatcacttagatgattagagggatgtctatctaagtgggagttcttaagtaatatgattaattgaactttaatatatcatgaacttagtcttgatagtattttgcaaataatgttgtagatcaatagctcgcgttgttgcttccctatgtttatatGTGTTcatagagaaaactaagttgaaagatgatagtagcaatgatgcggactgggtccgtgatctgagatttatcctcattgctgcacaaaagaattatttccttgatgcaccgctaggtgacagacctattgcaggagcagatgcagacgttatgaacgtttggctagctcaatatgatgactacttgatagtttagtgcaccatgcttaacgacttagaatcgggacttcaaagacgttttgaacgtcatggaccatatgagatgttccaggagttgaagttaatatttcaagcaaatacccgagttgagagatatgaagtctccaacaagttctatagctaaaagatggaggagaatagctcaagcagtgagcatgtgctcacattgtctgggtactacaatcgcttgaatcaagtgggagttaatcttccagataagatagtgattgacagagttctctagtcaccatcaccaagttagtagaacttcgtgatgaactatagtatgcaagggatgacgaaaacgattcccgagcttttcatgatgatgaaatcgatgaaggtagaaatcaagaaagagcatcaagtgttgatgattaacaagaccactagtttcaagaaaagggaaagggaaagaaagggaacttcatgtagaatggcaagcaagttgtcatttctgtgaagaagcccaaagctagactaaagcctgaaactgagtgcttctactgcaaaggaaatggtcactagaagcggaaatgccctgaatatttggtggataagaaggatggcaaagtgaataagggtatatttgatatacaggttattgatgtgtaccttactagtgtttatagtagcccctgggtatttgatacttgttcggttgctaaaaattagtaactcaaaacaggagttgcagaataaacagagactagttgagggtgaagtgacgatgtgtgttggaagtggttccaagattgatatgatcatcatcgcacactccctatactttcgggattagtgttaaacctaaataaatgttatttggcgtttgccttgagcatgaatatgatttgatcatgtttatagcaatacggttattcatttaaagtcagagaataattgttgttctgtttacatgaataaaaccttcgatggtcattgatgacccacaagtataggggatctatcgtagtcctttcgataagtaagagtgtcgaacccaacgaggagcagaagaaaatgacaagcggttttcaataaggtattctctgcaagcactgaaattgtaggtaacagatagttttgtgataagataatttgtaacgggtaacaagcaatgaaagtaaataaagtgcagcaaggtggcccaatcctttttgtagcaaaggaaaagcctggaCAATTCCTTATAATGagaaaagcactcccgaggacacatgggaattatcgtcaagctagtttcatcacgctcatatgattcgcgttcggtac
This genomic window contains:
- the LOC109773729 gene encoding uncharacterized protein At5g01610-like — protein: MASQLVENHRAGAEVVKGGNVCKKRSAELLEELGLPKGLFPMSDIEEVGYNRENGFVWMLQKKNEHTFKKIKQTVSYATEVTAFIEKGKIKKVTGVKVKELFLWLSLVEVYVNESSAEKVTFKVGTGLSDTHDASAFALGE
- the LOC109773718 gene encoding uncharacterized protein, encoding MSNKDLTQIADTIVPNFMINGVIPVFMEHFTNALKSHGTLAEEDFQSWYYAYLLLHPFVMSSIGRANLLRNLYWLLVDLNFEENPFFDTVFKVAPSSNWRDFIKQTPMNYILWKVFWYKLIPNFNTLPYFNLLGSIIKYHCHLVHHGPDHARDGKLTTMSSTDDNELLAAAHDQDCLAECIKNLLQQKKVTSDVNVVLDAYAVTWEL
- the LOC141022904 gene encoding uncharacterized protein — protein: MPLTEQQNYAALFIIRHHIHPDLKSEYLQEESPSTLFLALKTRISSPSAENHDELLAKNGSQRPVGAQPLPEVHLNVANRQKFNGTFRGKHSNFEHKRKRNGNRRSRYPEKGKGTSKPRVDKSKLCNKCGCYTHSTEKCTMPKHLVMLYQGRKAPQGKRFEANFNLHPDSAKGAGGSHDVPPGPSNAVVPYLPEDAAKMENTLIEYTANNVFGDFD